The Corynebacterium renale genome includes a region encoding these proteins:
- the tatC gene encoding twin-arginine translocase subunit TatC → MSIMEHLQELRRRVIISAIAITIGTIIGFLWYQNSIFGIPTLGDLLRGPYCKLPPELRAQFTPDGECKLLATSPFEMFLLRMKVGALAGLVFSSPVWLTQIWRFIAPGLHKKEKRLTFSFVTIAVALFVAGAVLAYFVVSYGLEMLVSIGGEAQVAALTGDRYFSFLLALLLIFGISFEVPLFICGLNLAGLVSYDSIKGKRSYIVVGLFIFAAFLTPGQDPFSMLILAVALTILVEIAVQFCRINDKRKKKQRPDWLDVDDESATPINAATPTPKAGALDASEGMSVGSPERIHASGPVTPSPRPVADRTTTLTEGTDFSDVL, encoded by the coding sequence ATGAGCATCATGGAGCACCTCCAGGAGCTCCGCAGGCGTGTCATCATCAGCGCTATCGCAATCACAATCGGCACAATCATCGGCTTCCTGTGGTACCAAAATTCGATCTTCGGAATCCCCACGTTGGGTGACCTTCTCCGAGGCCCGTATTGCAAACTTCCGCCGGAACTGCGCGCGCAATTTACTCCCGACGGCGAATGCAAACTTCTTGCAACCAGCCCCTTCGAAATGTTCCTTTTACGCATGAAGGTTGGCGCGCTAGCCGGTCTAGTGTTTTCTTCACCTGTGTGGCTTACCCAGATCTGGCGGTTTATCGCACCGGGCCTTCACAAAAAAGAAAAGCGCTTGACATTTAGTTTCGTCACCATTGCAGTCGCTTTATTCGTCGCAGGTGCCGTGTTGGCTTACTTCGTTGTGTCGTACGGGTTGGAAATGCTGGTGTCTATCGGCGGGGAAGCCCAGGTCGCAGCGCTCACCGGTGACAGGTATTTTAGCTTCCTTCTCGCTTTGCTTCTCATCTTCGGTATCAGCTTCGAGGTTCCGCTATTCATCTGCGGTCTGAACCTGGCCGGCTTGGTCTCATATGACTCGATCAAGGGAAAGCGCTCCTATATCGTCGTAGGCTTGTTTATTTTCGCCGCGTTTTTAACCCCCGGTCAGGATCCATTTTCCATGTTGATTCTTGCGGTGGCCCTTACTATTTTGGTGGAAATTGCCGTGCAATTCTGTCGAATTAACGACAAACGCAAGAAGAAGCAGCGTCCCGACTGGTTAGACGTCGATGACGAGTCCGCCACCCCAATCAATGCCGCTACTCCCACTCCGAAAGCAGGCGCGCTCGATGCATCGGAGGGTATGTCTGTGGGCTCTCCAGAGCGTATCCATGCCTCTGGGCCGGTTACGCCATCACCGCGACCAGTGGCCGATCGGACTACGACACTGACTGAAGGCACGGATTTTAGCGACGTGCTGTAG
- a CDS encoding DEAD/DEAH box helicase, whose protein sequence is MIFPLTQEFAQKRSFPLDPFQRQGCQAIEQGHGVLVCAPTGAGKTVVGEFAVAMALRKGTRCFYTTPIKALSNQKYHDLLAEYGEDAVGLLTGDQSINRDAQIVVMTTEVLRNMIYSDNAALGLLSHVVMDEIHFLGDRSRGAVWEEVILNLDESVTIVGLSATVSNAEEFGRWLNTVRGETDVIVSEHRPVPLNQWMMVGPRVYPLFEPGTGDPAGYGGNVNASLERAISRLTDDEPSSGERHSWKETSKSDKSGFRSRSHGRRPSRSGRPRDVHKPMGRPEVLKILENRDMLPAITFIFSRAGCDAALYQCLRSKLILTDQDEADEIGRIVDAGVEDIPEEDLKVLNFRQWRAALQRGFAAHHAGMLPAFRHIVEELFVRGLVRAVFATETLALGINMPARSVVLEKTVKFNGDAHVDLTPGEYTQLTGRAGRRGIDIVGNAVVQWSPAVDPQAIAGLASTRTYPLISTFEPGYNMSINLLDAHGYEGSIGLLESSFAQFQADGSVVGQARDIDRAQHRVRQLEDQLADTLHAHGIDTPEASGDVEDYAHIRGELSRAEKDHKKQARAQRQEETARILGRLDVGEVIAMPTKKRPLLAVVVSPARHHDNPAPMVIAETGWSGRVEPAAFGNPPVVVGRLRLPRNITHNPRKNTRFVVRAFKQARFDRPKSLKQEARVRPSAEVKGLRAEMKHHPVHTWPDFVREEAVRIAQRLARRRRDLARLTGASASSDTLGKTFARILDLLAEMDYVEVSSEGVYSVTDEGQRLSRIHSESDLLVAQCLKRGVWDGLDPAELAGVASMCVFENRKETRGVPEAATEPMAAAMNATERIWTELSSDERRYRLPVTREPEAAFALAIHQWTAGAPLGYALAAAAESGAELSPGDFVRWCRQVIDILGQVAATGYSDEIKRNAHKAIDAIQRGVVAIGS, encoded by the coding sequence ATGATTTTCCCACTGACCCAGGAGTTTGCACAAAAGCGTTCATTTCCGCTTGACCCGTTTCAGCGCCAGGGTTGCCAAGCAATCGAACAAGGCCACGGAGTGCTTGTCTGTGCGCCGACCGGTGCTGGTAAAACCGTGGTGGGAGAATTTGCAGTAGCTATGGCGCTGCGCAAGGGGACACGCTGCTTTTACACGACTCCGATTAAAGCGCTCAGTAACCAGAAGTATCACGACCTCCTCGCGGAATACGGGGAAGACGCAGTTGGTTTGCTCACTGGTGATCAGTCGATTAACCGTGACGCGCAGATTGTGGTGATGACCACGGAAGTTTTGCGCAATATGATCTACAGCGACAATGCCGCTTTAGGGCTGCTGAGCCACGTGGTCATGGATGAAATTCACTTCCTCGGCGATCGCTCCCGTGGCGCTGTATGGGAGGAAGTCATTCTGAATCTGGATGAGTCCGTAACTATCGTGGGATTGTCGGCAACGGTGTCCAATGCTGAGGAATTCGGTCGCTGGCTCAACACCGTCCGTGGCGAAACGGATGTCATAGTCTCGGAGCACCGTCCCGTTCCCTTGAATCAGTGGATGATGGTCGGTCCTCGCGTCTATCCGCTTTTTGAACCCGGAACCGGTGACCCGGCTGGGTACGGCGGGAATGTCAACGCCTCTCTCGAACGCGCCATTTCTCGCTTGACTGACGACGAACCCAGCTCCGGTGAACGTCACTCCTGGAAAGAAACTAGCAAGTCGGACAAGTCTGGTTTCCGGTCCCGGTCGCACGGACGCCGGCCTTCACGCTCCGGACGCCCACGAGATGTGCACAAACCGATGGGTCGGCCAGAGGTACTCAAAATCTTGGAAAACCGAGACATGCTCCCGGCTATCACCTTCATTTTCTCCCGCGCGGGGTGCGACGCCGCGTTGTACCAGTGCCTGCGCTCCAAACTAATCCTGACTGATCAGGATGAAGCTGACGAGATTGGCCGTATCGTGGACGCCGGCGTGGAAGATATTCCAGAGGAAGACCTCAAGGTTCTGAACTTCCGTCAGTGGCGTGCAGCTCTGCAACGCGGATTCGCTGCCCACCACGCCGGAATGCTTCCGGCCTTCCGGCATATCGTGGAAGAACTCTTCGTCCGTGGCTTAGTACGCGCGGTGTTTGCTACCGAGACCCTTGCGCTGGGAATTAATATGCCGGCGCGCTCAGTGGTACTAGAGAAGACGGTCAAGTTCAATGGCGATGCCCATGTTGACCTCACACCGGGGGAGTACACGCAGTTGACTGGCCGCGCTGGCCGTCGAGGCATAGATATCGTGGGCAATGCTGTTGTGCAGTGGAGTCCGGCTGTAGACCCCCAAGCCATAGCTGGTCTTGCTTCGACGCGTACGTACCCGTTGATTTCGACGTTTGAACCGGGCTACAACATGTCAATCAATCTGCTCGACGCCCATGGGTACGAGGGATCCATCGGCCTGCTGGAAAGTTCGTTTGCCCAGTTCCAGGCAGATGGGTCGGTTGTGGGCCAAGCGCGCGACATTGACCGGGCCCAACATCGCGTGCGTCAATTGGAAGACCAACTAGCTGACACTCTTCATGCCCACGGCATTGATACCCCGGAGGCTTCCGGTGACGTAGAAGATTACGCTCACATTCGCGGTGAACTCTCGCGTGCGGAAAAAGATCACAAGAAACAGGCACGCGCCCAGCGTCAAGAGGAAACCGCACGAATTCTTGGCCGCCTGGACGTCGGGGAAGTTATCGCCATGCCTACGAAGAAGCGGCCTTTGCTGGCGGTAGTTGTCTCCCCGGCGCGCCACCACGATAATCCAGCGCCAATGGTGATTGCAGAGACCGGTTGGTCAGGACGCGTCGAGCCGGCTGCGTTCGGTAATCCTCCCGTTGTGGTCGGGCGTTTGCGCTTGCCACGTAATATTACGCACAATCCACGGAAGAATACGCGCTTTGTGGTACGGGCCTTTAAACAAGCCCGTTTTGATCGCCCGAAGTCCCTTAAGCAGGAGGCTCGGGTGCGTCCCAGTGCGGAGGTCAAGGGATTGCGTGCAGAGATGAAGCATCACCCTGTTCACACTTGGCCTGATTTCGTGCGTGAGGAAGCTGTGCGTATTGCGCAGCGTTTGGCGCGACGGCGCCGGGACCTGGCTCGGCTGACGGGGGCATCGGCTTCTTCTGACACCTTAGGTAAGACTTTTGCACGCATTTTGGATCTGCTTGCGGAGATGGATTACGTGGAAGTCTCATCTGAAGGCGTGTATTCCGTGACCGATGAAGGGCAGCGTCTTTCACGCATCCATTCCGAGTCGGATCTTTTGGTGGCGCAGTGCCTCAAGCGCGGTGTGTGGGATGGTTTAGACCCGGCGGAACTCGCGGGCGTTGCCTCGATGTGTGTGTTTGAAAACCGCAAGGAGACTCGTGGGGTTCCTGAAGCTGCCACGGAGCCTATGGCTGCGGCTATGAACGCCACCGAACGAATTTGGACCGAGCTCTCCAGTGATGAGCGTCGATACCGTCTACCTGTGACCCGTGAGCCTGAAGCTGCGTTTGCCCTTGCAATCCATCAGTGGACGGCGGGTGCACCTTTAGGGTATGCGCTGGCAGCCGCTGCGGAATCTGGTGCGGAGTTGAGCCCGGGTGATTTTGTGCGCTGGTGCCGTCAGGTCATTGACATATTAGGCCAGGTTGCGGCTACGGGGTACAGCGATGAGATTAAGCGCAATGCGCACAAGGCTATCGACGCTATCCAGCGTGGTGTTGTGGCCATTGGGTCCTAG
- a CDS encoding M24 family metallopeptidase has product MVNMFNPAVYSHRLALAQDACKQQGIAAAIFATGPDFAYFTGSWVSSHERLTALVVPAHGRPFIVIPATDAGDLKLSAVPELDIEVLTWRDGATPSAYAVLADNIGRPEALARVAISESLDAGHILELNEVLPQARWVSAQKTLQSILTVKDAAEIEQLAAAGVAIDAVHARVPALLQAGRTEAEVAEDIRELILREHSEVDFIIVGSGPNGAHPHHDYSDRILADGDIVVVDIGGTYGAGYHSDCTRTYRVGGVTSPAQIPHAYTVLLEAQTAAVEAVRPGVTAASIDKVARDVLAAAGYGEFFTHRLGHGIGLSTHEQPFIMPGNDIVLEPGMAFSIEPGVYFPDQWGARIEDIVVVTEDGARRLNNQPRELV; this is encoded by the coding sequence ATGGTGAACATGTTTAATCCTGCCGTGTATTCGCACCGACTCGCGCTCGCGCAAGACGCGTGCAAGCAGCAGGGGATTGCAGCTGCAATTTTTGCTACGGGGCCGGACTTCGCATATTTCACTGGTTCGTGGGTATCCAGCCATGAACGGTTGACAGCGCTTGTTGTTCCTGCGCACGGCCGGCCGTTTATCGTTATCCCAGCTACCGACGCCGGCGACCTGAAGTTGAGCGCGGTACCAGAGTTGGACATTGAGGTTCTCACATGGCGTGATGGTGCAACTCCATCCGCCTACGCGGTCTTGGCGGACAATATAGGAAGACCTGAAGCCCTCGCGAGGGTGGCAATTAGTGAATCTCTTGATGCTGGCCACATACTCGAATTAAACGAGGTGCTGCCTCAGGCCAGGTGGGTGTCCGCGCAGAAGACGCTGCAGAGCATTCTCACCGTGAAAGATGCTGCGGAAATTGAACAGTTGGCTGCTGCGGGAGTTGCAATTGATGCGGTCCATGCTCGGGTTCCTGCGTTACTGCAGGCTGGGCGGACGGAGGCGGAGGTCGCCGAGGATATCCGAGAGCTCATCCTGCGAGAGCACTCAGAAGTGGACTTCATCATCGTAGGCTCGGGCCCTAATGGTGCTCATCCGCACCACGATTATTCTGACCGGATACTGGCGGATGGGGACATCGTCGTGGTGGATATTGGAGGCACATACGGTGCGGGATACCACTCTGACTGCACGCGTACGTATCGCGTCGGCGGAGTGACTAGTCCTGCTCAGATACCGCATGCGTACACGGTACTGCTAGAAGCTCAGACCGCTGCAGTGGAGGCGGTTCGGCCTGGTGTCACTGCAGCGTCTATCGATAAGGTCGCGCGAGACGTTTTGGCAGCGGCTGGGTACGGGGAGTTTTTCACTCATCGCCTCGGGCACGGTATTGGGCTGTCCACCCATGAGCAACCGTTTATCATGCCCGGTAATGATATTGTGCTTGAGCCGGGCATGGCTTTTTCCATTGAACCAGGGGTCTACTTCCCTGATCAGTGGGGAGCACGTATCGAAGATATCGTTGTCGTTACTGAAGATGGTGCTCGTCGCCTTAATAATCAACCACGGGAGCTGGTCTAA
- a CDS encoding SDR family oxidoreductase, whose translation MPGPLLLLGATSDIGGELARLLCSGRDCVLAARRPEAVAELVADLRSRGALSVTVTAFEATETTAAERAVDACKEATGQSPEIAVVAFGILGDQSRAEEDPELATDIATIDYTAQIAALTTLSQAMSRGYIVAFSSIAGWRPRRANYVYGSTKAGLDAFCQGLTDALRGTDLQIITARPGFVIGSMTEGMKPAPLSVYPHDVAETVASHIRAGKRSATLWIPRQLRLLAWIMRLIPRPVWARMPR comes from the coding sequence ATGCCTGGCCCTCTTCTGCTCCTCGGCGCCACGAGCGATATCGGTGGGGAACTGGCCCGTTTGTTGTGTTCGGGCAGGGATTGCGTTCTTGCAGCGCGTCGTCCTGAAGCGGTCGCAGAGCTTGTCGCTGATCTGCGGTCACGTGGGGCGCTTTCGGTTACTGTCACAGCGTTTGAAGCCACTGAAACTACGGCCGCTGAGCGAGCAGTCGACGCGTGCAAGGAGGCCACCGGCCAGTCCCCTGAGATAGCGGTCGTAGCCTTCGGTATCCTTGGCGATCAATCCCGCGCCGAAGAAGACCCGGAGCTAGCCACTGACATCGCTACGATTGATTACACAGCCCAAATAGCTGCACTTACGACCCTCAGCCAGGCGATGAGCCGTGGCTATATCGTGGCATTTTCTTCGATTGCCGGCTGGCGTCCGCGCCGCGCAAACTATGTGTACGGTTCTACAAAAGCAGGACTTGATGCTTTTTGCCAAGGGCTTACCGACGCACTTCGTGGCACCGATCTCCAGATCATAACCGCCCGACCAGGGTTCGTCATCGGTTCAATGACCGAAGGAATGAAGCCAGCGCCACTGTCTGTATACCCGCATGATGTCGCTGAGACTGTGGCATCGCATATTCGTGCCGGGAAGAGGAGCGCTACGTTGTGGATTCCACGCCAGTTACGGCTCTTAGCATGGATCATGAGACTAATCCCGCGGCCGGTGTGGGCGCGAATGCCACGGTGA
- a CDS encoding precorrin-6A/cobalt-precorrin-6A reductase, whose product MRVCVLGGAPYAEELVAQLHSGGWAVTTVVPENVVVNVVHGEVVTGDFGGPAGLAMLLRSRRIEVFVNAAHPFDVDSHCAAEEAARATRVPFVSFAPKPWDYPTIDIVGSAVEAAQTARRNGHYILVAASPRWVDMEAFTSDTENLYVFRAPHERLVRSIRLPSRYRVLPGPMFNPDARHENDMLTGHQIDCVIVADTGAPAAQPLLDAASRRGIPIVMIKRPRVLSRDVLVMDSVEDIVNAI is encoded by the coding sequence ATGCGCGTTTGCGTGCTCGGCGGAGCGCCATATGCTGAGGAGCTTGTCGCACAGCTGCATTCCGGCGGGTGGGCGGTCACGACCGTGGTACCCGAGAACGTCGTGGTCAATGTCGTGCATGGGGAAGTGGTGACCGGCGATTTCGGTGGTCCCGCTGGTTTGGCGATGCTTCTGCGCAGTCGCCGAATCGAGGTGTTTGTTAACGCGGCTCATCCGTTTGATGTGGATTCTCATTGCGCAGCAGAAGAAGCTGCGCGCGCTACGCGTGTGCCGTTTGTCTCGTTTGCGCCGAAACCATGGGATTATCCGACTATCGACATTGTCGGTTCAGCGGTCGAGGCAGCCCAGACTGCACGCAGGAATGGCCACTATATTCTTGTGGCGGCCTCCCCGCGGTGGGTGGACATGGAGGCGTTTACTTCCGACACTGAAAATCTCTACGTTTTCCGGGCTCCGCACGAACGGCTGGTCCGTTCCATCCGCTTGCCCTCACGGTACCGAGTGCTTCCCGGTCCCATGTTCAATCCCGATGCTAGACATGAAAACGATATGCTCACCGGGCATCAAATAGATTGCGTCATCGTGGCCGACACTGGCGCACCAGCCGCTCAACCGCTTCTCGACGCCGCCTCCCGCCGTGGCATCCCCATTGTCATGATTAAGCGCCCCCGCGTGTTGTCCCGAGACGTTTTGGTCATGGACTCAGTCGAGGACATCGTCAACGCTATTTAG
- a CDS encoding FxsA family protein has protein sequence MRHSFIFTTAVGHPRIAMAITTYDPETVGWGTVPIYLVMLYILLEVLVFVGITAGLGFGWATLIWLLCTIGGMIAATRQMQALAPRLRNVPADKPGEVVATAALTAAGAVLLALPGIVTTVLGILVVWSPTQRIIQSWGSRTITSRLETWGLNGFTTVDHFRGAAAAHRYDSDHPTIIDIDVNESPHSGPQQQWPPQVEQKDDDGQQSSEKRED, from the coding sequence GTGCGTCATTCCTTCATCTTTACCACGGCTGTCGGGCACCCGCGCATCGCCATGGCCATCACAACCTATGATCCTGAAACGGTAGGGTGGGGGACTGTGCCTATTTATCTCGTGATGCTCTACATCCTGCTCGAGGTCTTGGTGTTCGTCGGGATTACCGCCGGACTGGGATTTGGGTGGGCCACTCTCATCTGGCTGCTGTGCACTATAGGCGGGATGATCGCTGCAACTCGGCAAATGCAGGCCCTTGCCCCGCGCTTGCGCAACGTCCCCGCAGACAAACCGGGAGAGGTCGTTGCCACAGCTGCACTCACAGCTGCAGGCGCTGTCCTCCTTGCTCTTCCCGGCATCGTGACTACCGTCCTGGGAATCTTGGTGGTGTGGTCACCAACCCAGCGCATCATTCAATCGTGGGGGTCGCGTACCATAACCTCCCGATTAGAGACGTGGGGCTTGAATGGTTTTACCACAGTCGACCATTTCCGTGGCGCGGCAGCCGCACACCGCTATGACTCAGATCATCCAACAATCATTGACATCGATGTGAACGAATCACCACACTCCGGACCCCAGCAACAATGGCCCCCACAGGTGGAGCAGAAAGACGACGATGGCCAGCAAAGCTCAGAAAAACGCGAGGACTAA
- the lnt gene encoding apolipoprotein N-acyltransferase, whose protein sequence is MYASYEPLGWWWAALIGLSLLTAGLIPWTAKTGPSGSQGAFLGWVFGLVTYLLLLPWIGEFVGQLPYVALALACSLYSLLMGCIGALLLRHHWGIIIFPFWFVATEFFVSSWPFGGFAWVRVAWGQIEGPLAGFARWGGPALVTFWATAIAVWLVAAILCRPTSRRGFAVATAVFAVIAVIQPLLIIATAADPVGSTKVAAVQGNVPRMGLDFNAQRRAVLANHVRETQKIDTPVDIVVWPENSSDVNPYQDKEAADLIRQASAAVNAPILVGTITVDDVGPRNTMTVINPDYAASSIGPFSQMEEFHHKKYLQPFGETMPMREFFRLFSSYVDQAGNFQPGEGDGVVRIGGIALGIATCFEVIFDQAYREAVRNGAQLLATPTNNATFGFTDMTYQQLAMSRMRAIELDRAVVVAATSGVSAIVEPDGSVLESTEIFEANNLVAELPLKDSVTPAARFGYWVQLVLVMIGVFGAAIVIGLWWRSKNKGQRARRRRI, encoded by the coding sequence GTGTATGCGTCCTATGAGCCCCTCGGATGGTGGTGGGCGGCTCTGATCGGCTTGAGCCTACTCACTGCCGGCTTAATTCCGTGGACCGCTAAGACTGGGCCCAGCGGTAGTCAAGGTGCGTTTCTTGGTTGGGTCTTCGGGTTAGTTACCTACCTTTTGTTGCTGCCGTGGATAGGGGAGTTTGTAGGCCAGCTGCCATACGTTGCTCTGGCGCTAGCATGCTCCCTGTATAGCCTTCTCATGGGCTGCATCGGCGCGCTACTTTTGCGCCATCACTGGGGCATAATCATCTTTCCTTTCTGGTTCGTCGCAACCGAGTTTTTCGTATCCTCGTGGCCATTCGGTGGCTTCGCCTGGGTCCGTGTTGCCTGGGGGCAGATCGAAGGTCCGCTAGCAGGTTTCGCTCGTTGGGGTGGTCCAGCGTTGGTGACCTTCTGGGCCACCGCGATAGCTGTGTGGCTGGTTGCAGCCATCCTTTGCCGGCCAACATCGCGCCGGGGCTTTGCCGTAGCCACTGCCGTATTCGCAGTCATCGCAGTGATTCAACCACTACTTATAATAGCGACCGCCGCGGACCCAGTGGGCTCTACGAAGGTAGCGGCTGTGCAGGGCAATGTGCCCCGCATGGGGCTAGATTTTAACGCTCAGCGTAGAGCAGTTTTGGCGAACCATGTGCGCGAGACACAGAAGATTGATACGCCTGTGGACATCGTCGTATGGCCGGAAAATTCTTCAGATGTAAATCCTTATCAGGACAAAGAAGCCGCAGACCTCATCCGCCAAGCGTCGGCTGCGGTCAACGCTCCAATCCTGGTGGGAACAATTACTGTCGACGACGTCGGCCCCCGCAACACTATGACGGTGATTAATCCTGATTACGCTGCCAGCAGTATTGGCCCATTTTCCCAGATGGAAGAGTTTCACCACAAGAAGTACTTGCAGCCATTCGGGGAGACTATGCCGATGCGTGAATTTTTCCGGCTCTTCTCATCGTATGTCGATCAGGCCGGTAATTTTCAGCCTGGTGAAGGTGATGGGGTAGTCCGCATCGGCGGCATCGCCTTGGGCATTGCTACCTGTTTTGAGGTCATTTTTGATCAGGCGTACCGGGAGGCAGTCCGTAACGGCGCCCAGCTTCTTGCTACGCCGACAAACAATGCCACGTTTGGGTTTACCGATATGACTTACCAGCAACTTGCTATGAGCCGGATGCGCGCTATTGAGTTGGACCGCGCCGTTGTGGTAGCTGCTACATCCGGTGTATCTGCGATCGTGGAACCGGATGGCTCTGTACTTGAATCCACTGAGATTTTTGAGGCCAACAATCTCGTTGCGGAACTTCCGTTGAAAGATTCCGTCACCCCGGCGGCAAGGTTCGGTTATTGGGTTCAGTTAGTTCTCGTTATGATAGGAGTGTTTGGCGCCGCTATCGTCATTGGTCTGTGGTGGCGCAGCAAGAATAAAGGCCAGCGTGCCCGTAGGCGCCGTATATGA
- a CDS encoding polyprenol monophosphomannose synthase: MAKPSDKTLVIIPTYNELENVSLIVGRVRAACPTVDILVVDDNSPDGTGDRADELAAEDSNIHVLHREGKGGLLGAYLAGFEWGLDRDYTVLCEMDADGSHAPEQLHLLLEQIDEGADLVIGSRYVPGGKVVNWPAKRYWLSKLGNIYISAALGAGLSDMTAGYRAFRRELLEDLDFDALSAAGYIFQVDVAFRAVEAGYDVREVPITFTEREIGESKLDGSFVKDSLFEVTKWGLKHRGQQIRDLGSEMSRLVGREIKERTKKFSS, from the coding sequence GTGGCTAAACCGAGTGACAAGACCTTGGTCATCATTCCGACGTATAACGAATTAGAAAATGTATCGTTGATCGTCGGTCGTGTGCGCGCTGCCTGCCCAACGGTTGACATCCTTGTGGTCGATGACAACAGCCCGGATGGCACCGGCGACAGGGCAGATGAGCTGGCTGCTGAAGACTCGAACATCCATGTCTTGCACCGCGAGGGCAAAGGTGGCCTGCTCGGCGCCTATCTAGCAGGCTTTGAGTGGGGGCTTGACCGTGATTACACCGTACTGTGCGAGATGGATGCAGATGGTTCCCACGCACCTGAGCAACTACATCTTTTGTTAGAGCAAATTGACGAGGGCGCTGATCTGGTGATCGGTTCCCGCTACGTTCCCGGCGGCAAGGTTGTCAACTGGCCCGCAAAGCGGTACTGGTTGTCCAAACTCGGTAACATCTACATTTCTGCAGCGTTGGGCGCCGGTCTATCCGACATGACCGCAGGTTATCGCGCTTTCCGACGCGAGCTTCTGGAAGACCTCGACTTCGACGCTCTTTCGGCAGCTGGTTACATTTTCCAGGTCGATGTGGCGTTCCGAGCTGTGGAGGCCGGTTACGACGTGCGTGAAGTGCCAATTACGTTCACCGAGCGCGAAATCGGCGAATCGAAGCTTGACGGCAGCTTTGTCAAGGACTCTCTGTTTGAGGTCACAAAGTGGGGCTTGAAGCATCGTGGGCAACAGATTCGTGACTTAGGTTCGGAAATGTCCCGCCTTGTAGGCCGCGAGATTAAAGAACGCACGAAGAAATTCTCCAGCTAA
- a CDS encoding RNA polymerase-binding protein RbpA, with protein sequence MADRVLRGSRMGAVSYETDRDHDLAPRQMVKYRTPSGEIFDVPFADDAEIPATWLCKNGQEGTLIEGEGVEAKPDKPARTHWDMLRERRSLEELDELLEERIEALRKRRREATRLLKQQKEEEAAAE encoded by the coding sequence ATGGCAGATCGCGTACTTCGGGGTAGCCGCATGGGAGCGGTAAGTTATGAAACCGATCGTGATCACGATCTTGCGCCACGCCAGATGGTTAAATACCGTACCCCATCAGGTGAAATCTTTGACGTTCCTTTTGCCGATGACGCCGAAATTCCCGCCACTTGGCTGTGTAAGAACGGCCAAGAAGGCACCCTCATCGAAGGTGAAGGTGTCGAAGCAAAGCCCGATAAGCCGGCTCGTACGCACTGGGATATGCTCCGTGAGCGCCGTTCGCTCGAGGAACTCGACGAGCTCTTGGAAGAACGTATCGAGGCACTCCGTAAGCGTCGTCGTGAGGCTACCCGTCTGCTCAAGCAGCAAAAAGAAGAGGAAGCCGCCGCAGAATAA
- a CDS encoding YceI family protein — MRQRKLVTTIFVVAIILIATVSVLPTVISAMMGPGVKTEGLSAKNASPAETELDGEWSIVQGSGDNTTSVGYTFHEVLPGDKRITSGSTQHVEGSVTISGETLTAGEVIVDMQKVASDNERRDINVRMKVLETDTFPTAEFHVTRPVELSHIPADGTTGTAELTGELTIHGVTQEVTTDVEALRDGTRLIVSGDVPITRSQFDVETPDFIAASIDDQGELNIRLAMEKK, encoded by the coding sequence ATGCGTCAGCGCAAACTCGTGACCACGATTTTCGTGGTTGCGATTATCCTCATTGCCACGGTCAGTGTGCTTCCCACCGTGATATCCGCGATGATGGGGCCAGGCGTAAAGACCGAAGGCCTCTCAGCAAAAAATGCCTCGCCAGCGGAAACAGAACTGGACGGGGAGTGGTCGATCGTGCAGGGCAGCGGTGATAATACAACGTCCGTAGGGTATACGTTCCACGAGGTGCTACCAGGTGACAAACGCATTACTTCAGGATCGACGCAACACGTCGAGGGGTCGGTCACGATTTCTGGAGAAACCCTTACCGCAGGCGAAGTCATTGTAGATATGCAGAAGGTCGCGTCCGACAATGAACGCCGTGACATTAACGTTCGTATGAAAGTTCTCGAGACGGACACATTTCCAACAGCTGAATTTCACGTCACCCGACCAGTCGAACTCTCACACATCCCGGCTGATGGCACAACTGGCACCGCAGAACTCACCGGTGAATTGACGATTCACGGAGTGACACAGGAAGTCACCACCGATGTAGAGGCGCTTCGCGACGGCACGCGCCTCATCGTGAGCGGCGACGTCCCAATCACGCGTTCGCAGTTCGATGTAGAGACTCCTGATTTCATCGCCGCGTCTATTGACGATCAAGGCGAGTTGAACATTCGGTTAGCTATGGAAAAGAAATAA